Proteins found in one Homalodisca vitripennis isolate AUS2020 chromosome 4, UT_GWSS_2.1, whole genome shotgun sequence genomic segment:
- the LOC124360768 gene encoding lysosomal acid phosphatase-like — protein sequence MSRGSYFFSTVAVAVLAVAHKQTSESFPVDKDVFNSTPTSPTNTTGTRTSATLQLVIVFTRHGSRGPGFAYPTSPFQPQDTTYWPNGWAELTDKGHLQMYTLGKKFRSLYDGFLEEIYSPKDFQANTTLLERTMMSASLFLAGLFPSRDLHLYNTYFPWNSVPIYPTYKDHYNIAYMIGSQECPIFQAASSEAVGRFRDEYKENITEFLEFVGPYTGIDLAESFNSTESIWMAIFTIWESVYTAIEEGLSSSLLDGQNLPTTLNLLGRSTSEGIFSGLGHSDKICRG from the exons ATGTCAAGAGGGTCATACTTCTTTTCAACTGTGGCGGTGGCGGTGCTGGCAGTGGCTCATAAGCAAACAAGCGAGTCTTTTCCAGTGGATAAAGATGTTTTCAACTCAACACCAACCAGTCCTACCAACACAACAGGGACACGAACCTCAGCAACGTTGCAACTTGTTATTGTG TTCACTCGACACGGAAGCAGAGGACCTGGGTTTGCCTACCCAACCAGCCCATTCCAGCCTCAGGATACCACTTACTGGCCCAACGGTTGGGCGGAACTAACAGAT AAAGGTCACTTGCAAATGTACACACTTGGAAAGAAATTTCGTTCGTTGTACGATGGGTTTCTGGAAGAAATATACAGCCCCAAGGACTTCCAAGCCAACACCACTCTGCTTGAACGGACCATGATGAGCGCGAGTCTGTTTCTAGCGGGGTTGTTTCCTTCTCGTGATCTACATTTGTATAACACATATTTTCCCTGGAATTCTGTGCCGATATACCCTACCTACAAGGATCACTACAAT ATTGCGTACATGATAGGGTCTCAAGAGTGTCCGATATTTCAAGCAGCTTCGAGCGAGGCTGTGGGGCGATTCAGAGATGaatataaggaaaatattacCGAATTCCTTGAATTTGTTGGACCATACACAGGAATTGACCTTGCAGAGTCATTCAACAGCACCGAATCAATTTGGATGGCCATTTTCACAATTTGGGAGTCTGTTTATACAGCG ATTGAGGAAGGACTTTCCTCTTCCCTCTTGGACGGACAAAATCTACCCACAACCCTTAACCTTCTTGGCCGATCAACTTCTGAGGGCATCTTCAGTGGGCTCGGACACTCAGATAAGATATGCAGAGG GTGA